In Glycine max cultivar Williams 82 chromosome 7, Glycine_max_v4.0, whole genome shotgun sequence, a single window of DNA contains:
- the LOC100812424 gene encoding CBL-interacting serine/threonine-protein kinase 25, protein MDPQNQHPPNPRSIIFNKYEMGRVLGQGNFAKVYHARNLNTNESVAIKVIKKEKLKKERLVKQIKREVSVMRLVRHPHIVELKEVMATKGKIFLVMEYVKGGELFAKVNKGKLTEDLARKYFQQLISAVDFCHSRGVTHRDLKPENLLLDQNEDLKVSDFGLSTLPEQRRADGMLVTPCGTPAYVAPEVLKKKGYDGSKADLWSCGVILFALLCGYLPFQGENVMRIYRKAFRAEYEFPEWISPQAKNLISNLLVADPGKRYSIPDIMRDPWFQVGFMRPIAFSIKESYVEDNIDFDDVENNQEEEVTMRKPARPFYNAFEIISSLSHGFDLRSLFETRKRSPSMFICKFSASAVLAKVEAVAKKLNFRVTGKKEFVVRMQGTEEGRKGKLAMTVEVFEVAPEVAVAEFTKSAGDTLEYVKFCEEQVRPSLKDIVWSWQGD, encoded by the coding sequence ATGGATCCACAAAACCAACACCCCCCTAACCCGAGAAGCATTATCTTCAACAAGTACGAGATGGGGCGGGTCCTGGGGCAAGGAAACTTCGCCAAAGTCTACCACGCCCGAAACCTCAACACCAACGAGAGCGTCGCCATCAAAGTCATCAAGAAAGAGAAGCTCAAGAAAGAGCGACTCGTGAAGCAGATCAAGCGCGAGGTGTCGGTGATGAGACTCGTCCGCCATCCCCACATCGTTGAACTCAAGGAAGTCATGGCCACAAAGGGAAAAATCTTCCTCGTCATGGAATACGTTAAAGGCGGTGAACTCTTCGCCAAAGTCAACAAAGGAAAACTCACCGAAGATCTCGCCAGAAAGTACTTCCAACAACTCATCAGCGCCGTCGACTTCTGTCACAGCCGCGGCGTCACCCACCGCGACCTCAAGCCGGAGAATCTCCTCTTAGACCAAAACGAAGACCTCAAAGTCTCCGACTTCGGACTCTCCACGCTGCCGGAGCAGCGCCGCGCCGACGGCATGCTCGTAACCCCGTGTGGGACCCCTGCTTACGTTGCACCCGAGGTCTTAAAGAAAAAAGGTTACGACGGTTCAAAGGCCGATTTATGGTCCTGTGGGGTAATCCTCTTCGCTTTGCTTTGTGGCTATTTACCCTTCCAAGGTGAGAACGTTATGAGAATTTACCGAAAGGCTTTCAGAGCTGAATATGAATTCCCAGAATGGATTTCTCCGCAGGCCAAGAATCTTATTTCGAATCTCCTCGTTGCTGATCCTGGCAAGAGGTATTCCATTCCTGATATAATGAGGGATCCTTGGTTTCAAGTTGGGTTCATGAGGCCAATCGCGTTTTCTATTAAGGAGTCTTACGTTGAAGACAACATTGATTTCGACGATGTGGAGAACAACCAGGAGGAGGAGGTTACAATGAGGAAACCTGCCAGGCCGTTTTACAACGCGTTCGAGATAATATCGTCCTTGTCGCACGGCTTTGATCTTAGGAGTTTGTTTGAGACGAGGAAGCGGTCGCCGTCGATGTTCATATGCAAGTTTTCGGCTTCGGCGGTGTTGGCGAAGGTGGAGGCGGTGGCGAAGAAGCTGAACTTTAGGGTGACGGGGAAGAAGGAGTTTGTGGTGAGGATGCAGGGGACGGAGGAGGGGAGGAAGGGGAAGCTGGCGATGACGGTGGAGGTTTTCGAGGTGGCGCCGGAGGTGGCGGTGGCGGAGTTTACTAAGTCTGCCGGAGATACGTTGGAGTATGTTAAGTTCTGTGAGGAGCAAGTGAGGCCTTCCCTCAAAGACATTGTTTGGAGCTGGCAGGGTGATTGA
- the NRAMP5A gene encoding metal transporter Nramp6: protein MTVTGSSSGQPQFIASTGGNRNFSNAPLIENSDTDQIVVPDTTGWKNLFAYVGPGFLVSIAYIDPGNFETDLQSGAQYKYELLWIILVASCAALLIQTMAANLGVVTGMHLAEHCRAEYSRVPNFILWVIAEIAIVACDIPEVIGTAFALNMLFNIPVWVGVLLTGFSTLILLALQQYGVRKLEFFIAFLVFTIAGCFMAELGYAKPVAKEVVAGLFVPKLQGHGATGLAISLLGAMVMPHNLFLHSALVLSRKIPRSVRGIKEACRFYMIESAFALTVAFLINISVISVSGAVCNSSNLSVEDQNSCQDLDLNKASFLLRNVLGKWSSKLFAIALLASGQSSTITGTYAGQYVMQGFLDLRLKSWIRNLLTRCLAIVPSLIVALIGGSAGAGELIIIASMILSFELPFALIPLLKFTSSKIKMGEHVNSISISAVTWIIGSLIMGINIYYLLTSFVKLLLHVHLKIVTKVFLGILGFSGVALYMGGIAYLVFRKNKKTTHILAFRTLEEQQVANEQGDISIYSLPREDIVSMQLPQKRSPAEID, encoded by the exons ATGACTGTGACAGGTTCATCATCTGGGCAACCTCAATTCATTGCCAGCACCGGTGGTAACCGGAACTTCTCGAATGCACCCTTGATTGAAAACTCAGATACTGATCAAATTGTTGTACCTGAT ACAACAGGCTGGAAAAACCTATTTGCATACGTGGGACCTGGATTTCTAGTTTCCATTGCATATATCGACCCGGGAAACT TTGAGACAGATCTTCAATCAGGAGCGCAATATAAATATGAG TTACTTTGGATCATATTGGTGGCGTCATGTGCTGCACTTCTAATTCAAACAATGGCAGCTAATCTTGGGGTTGTCACTG GAATGCACCTAGCAGAGCATTGTAGAGCTGAATATTCTCGGGTGCCCAACTTTATCCTTTGGGTGATTGCTGAAATTGCCATAGTGGCGTGTGACATTCCTGAAG TAATTGGGACAGCCTTTGCATTGAACATGCTCTTCAACATACCAGTTTGGGTTGGTGTTCTTCTGACAGGATTCAGTACATTGATCCTCTTAGCATTACAGCAATATGGG GTTAGGAAACTTGAATTCTTCATTGCATTTCTAGTATTCACAATTGCTGGTTGCTTTATGGCTGAGCTTGGATATGCAAAGCCGGTGGCCAAAGAAGTTGTGGCCGGTCTTTTTGTTCCAAAACTTCAGGGGCATGGTGCCACTGGTCTTGCAATTTCACTCCTTGGGGCAATGGTTATGCC CCACAATCTATTCCTCCACTCAGCACTGGTGCTTTCCAGGAAAATACCGCGATCAGTTCGTGGAATCAAA gaggCCTGTAGATTTTACATGATAGAAAGTGCCTTTGCTCTTACGGTGGCCTTCCTCATAAATATTTCTGTTATTTCTGTAAGTGGTGCAGTATGCAATTCTTCAAATTTAAGTGTTGAAGATCAGAATAGCTGTCAGGATTTGGATTTGAACAAGGCCTCCTTTTTATTAAGA AATGTCTTGGGCAAATGGAGCTCAAAACTATTTGCAATTGCTTTACTTGCCTCAGGTCAAAGTTCTACCATAACAGGAACATATGCAGGACAATACGTCATGCAG GGATTTCTTGATTTGCGACTGAAGTCATGGATTCGGAATCTGCTAACTCGTTGCTTAGCCATTGTTCCTAGTTTGATTGTTGCACTCATTGGTGGCTCTGCTGGAGCTGGGGAGCTCATCATAATTGCATCG ATGATCTTATcatttgagcttccttttgctTTGATTCCACTCCTCAAGTTCACTAGCAGCAAAATCAAGATGGGAGAACATGTCAACTCAATCTCG ATCTCGGCTGTTACTTGGATCATTGGTTCCCTCATCATGGGCataaatatatactatttaTTGACTAGCTTTGTCAAATTGCTTCTGCATGTCCACTTAAAAATTGTTACTAAGGTGTTTCTCGGGATATTGGGATTTTCGGGTGTGGCACTATATATGGGAGGCATTGCGTATCTAGTGTTtcgcaaaaataaaaaaactacacACATTTTGGCATTTAGAACATTGGAAGAACAACAAGTGGCAAATGAACAAGGTGATATATCAATTTATAGTCTCCCAAGAGAAGACATAGTAAGCATGCAATTGCCTCAAAAAAGGAGTCCAGCAGAAATTGATTGA
- the LOC100811528 gene encoding cinnamoyl-CoA reductase 1: MPTDTSSVSGEIVCVTGAGGFIASWLVKLLLEKGYTVRGTVRNPDDPKNGHLKELEGGKERLTLHKVDLFDIASIKAALHGCHGVFHTASPVTDNPEEMVEPAVKGTKNVIIAAAEAKVRRVVFTSSIGTVYMDPNTSRDALVDESFWSDLEYCKNTKNWYCYGKTVAEQAAWDVAKERGVDLVVVNPVLVIGPLLQPTINASTIHILKYLTGSAKTYVNATQAYVHVRDVALAHILVYETPSASGRFICAESSLHRGELVEILAKFFPEYPIPTKCSDEKNPRVKPYIFSNQKLKDLGLEFTPVKQCLYDTVKNLQENGHLPVPPKQKDSY; the protein is encoded by the exons atGCCAACTGACACGTCATCAGTTTCCGGCGAAATCGTGTGTGTGACCGGTGCCGGCGGTTTCATAGCCTCTTGGCTTGTCAAACTTCTCTTAGAGAAAGGCTACACTGTGAGAGGAACCGTGAGAAATCCAG ATGATCCGAAGAATGGTCATTTGAAAGAGTTGGAAGGAGGCAAGGAGAGGCTAACTCTGCATAAAGTTGATCTCTTCGATATTGCCTCCATTAAAGCAGCTCTTCACGGTTGCCACGGTGTCTTCCACACCGCTTCTCCGGTCACCGACAACCCT GAAGAGATGGTGGAGCCAGCAGTGAAAGGAACGAAGAATGTGATCATAGCAGCAGCAGAAGCAAAAGTGCGACGCGTGGTGTTCACTTCTTCAATTGGCACCGTCTATATGGACCCCAATACGAGTAGGGATGCGTTGGTTGATGAATCATTCTGGAGTGACTTGGAGTACTGTAAAAACACCAAG AATTGGTATTGCTACGGGAAGACGGTGGCTGAACAAGCAGCATGGGATGTAGCAAAAGAGAGAGGGGTGGACTTGGTTGTGGTGAACCCAGTTTTGGTGATTGGACCATTGTTGCAACCAACCATTAATGCTAGTACAATTCACATCCTAAAGTACCTTACTGGCTCTGCCAAAACTTATGTAAATGCCACTCAGGCTTACGTACATGTGAGGGATGTGGCATTAGCCCACATTCTTGTTTATGAGACACCTTCAGCTTCTGGTCGATTCATATGTGCTGAAAGCTCGCTGCATCGTGGTGAGCTAGTTGAAATTTTGGCCAAGTTTTTCCCCGAGTACCCAATTCCTACCAA ATGTTCAGATGAAAAGAACCCGAGAGTAAAACCCTACATATTTTCAAATCAAAAGCTGAAAGATTTGGGATTGGAATTCACCCCAGTGAAGCAGTGTCTATATGACACCGTTAAAAATCTGCAAGAGAATGGCCACCTTCCTGTCCCCCCAAAGCAAAAAGATTCCTATTGA